In Candidatus Rokuibacteriota bacterium, one genomic interval encodes:
- a CDS encoding class I SAM-dependent methyltransferase: protein MGLYARHVLPRLIDLAMRSRDVMAEREKLVPGAEGTVLEVGVGSGLNFALYGPAVARLYGLDPSPELARMARRRLRHVRFPVDLITGSAEAIPLPDGSVDTAVSTWTLCSVPDPARVLAELRRVLRPGGHFIFIEHGRSPDPGVLAWQNRLDPVWQRLAGGCHLNRPMDTLIASGGFRITEIERGYNRGPRPFTYLYKGLGVRS, encoded by the coding sequence GTGGGTCTCTACGCGCGCCACGTGCTGCCCCGGCTCATCGACCTCGCGATGCGAAGCCGAGACGTCATGGCGGAGCGCGAGAAGCTCGTGCCCGGCGCCGAAGGCACCGTGCTCGAGGTGGGCGTGGGCTCCGGGCTCAACTTCGCCCTCTACGGGCCTGCCGTCGCGCGGCTCTACGGCCTCGACCCCTCGCCGGAGCTCGCGCGGATGGCGCGCCGGAGACTGCGGCACGTCCGCTTCCCCGTGGACCTCATCACTGGCTCCGCGGAGGCCATCCCGCTCCCGGATGGGAGCGTGGACACGGCAGTGAGCACCTGGACGCTGTGCTCGGTCCCGGATCCCGCGCGGGTGCTGGCGGAGCTGAGGCGGGTCCTCAGGCCCGGGGGGCACTTCATCTTCATCGAGCACGGGCGGTCGCCCGACCCGGGAGTGCTGGCCTGGCAGAACCGCCTCGACCCCGTCTGGCAGCGACTGGCAGGCGGATGCCATCTCAACCGCCCCATGGACACCCTGATCGCCTCGGGCGGATTCCGCATCACCGAGATCGAGCGGGGATACAATCGGGGCCCGCGCCCCTTCACCTACCTCTACAAGGGCCTTGGGGTCAGGTCTTGA
- a CDS encoding LLM class flavin-dependent oxidoreductase — protein sequence MSTPRINVGVLLPTREAVMSGRPEAAPLLEMAERAEAAGYDSVWVGDSLLARPRFEPLTLLAATAARTRRVTLGTAVLLPALRHPLLLAHAVASVDRIAEGRLVLGVGIAPDTPGVRKEFEAAGVPFRERVGRLVETMALCRRLWAPEAAGGPVSFEGRYWKLAGAQILPAPARAGGPPIWMGGEVEGALRRAGRSADGWFPNSRAPQVYRDGWATVLREAGQSGRPASAIASALYTTINIGPDTKAAEAEMRSFIEGYYGAPYEVIAARWGHYAGSPEGCLEWLGAFREAGARHIVLRFASADQAAQMERATRFLLPRLRG from the coding sequence GTGAGTACTCCACGCATCAACGTCGGCGTGCTTCTTCCGACTCGGGAGGCCGTCATGTCGGGGCGCCCGGAGGCCGCCCCGCTCCTCGAGATGGCCGAGCGGGCCGAGGCCGCCGGCTACGACTCCGTGTGGGTGGGCGACTCGCTCCTGGCGCGGCCGCGCTTCGAGCCGCTGACGCTCCTCGCAGCCACGGCAGCCCGCACGCGTCGCGTGACGCTCGGCACGGCCGTGCTCCTGCCCGCGCTGCGCCACCCGCTGCTGCTCGCCCATGCCGTCGCCTCGGTGGATCGCATCGCCGAGGGCCGGCTCGTTCTGGGCGTCGGCATCGCGCCGGACACCCCCGGGGTCCGCAAGGAGTTCGAGGCGGCGGGCGTACCGTTCAGGGAGCGCGTGGGACGGCTGGTCGAGACCATGGCGCTCTGCCGCCGGCTCTGGGCGCCGGAGGCCGCGGGGGGACCCGTGTCCTTCGAGGGCCGTTACTGGAAGCTCGCCGGCGCGCAGATCCTGCCGGCGCCCGCGCGGGCCGGCGGGCCCCCGATCTGGATGGGCGGCGAGGTGGAGGGGGCGCTGCGCCGGGCCGGACGTAGCGCCGACGGCTGGTTCCCCAACAGCCGCGCGCCACAAGTGTACCGCGACGGCTGGGCCACGGTCCTGCGCGAGGCCGGCCAGAGCGGCCGGCCTGCCTCCGCCATCGCGTCCGCGCTGTACACCACCATCAACATCGGGCCCGACACGAAGGCGGCCGAGGCCGAGATGCGCAGCTTCATCGAGGGCTATTACGGCGCGCCCTACGAGGTCATCGCGGCGCGCTGGGGCCACTACGCCGGCAGCCCCGAGGGCTGCCTCGAGTGGCTGGGCGCGTTCAGAGAGGCTGGCGCACGCCACATCGTGCTGCGCTTCGCGAGCGCCGACCAGGCCGCCCAGATGGAGCGCGCGACCCGGTTCCTGCTGCCCCGGCTCAGGGGATGA
- the kdsB gene encoding 3-deoxy-manno-octulosonate cytidylyltransferase: MKVLGIIPARLHSTRLPRKVLREIAGLPMVVQVHRSARRSSLLSDLLVATDSEEVADACRAHGVPAVMTSPDHPSGTDRLWEVSRARAAEVYVNIQGDEPLVTPGHIERLVTPFLDDPDVQVTTLKIRATPEEVASRTANKVVTSARGDALYFSRLPIPCDREGRGGVTYWKHVGLYAYRRAALETFHALPPSSLEQAEKLEQLRLLEHGIPIRVVETDEETIGVDTEEDLRAAEARLAARVR, from the coding sequence ATGAAGGTCCTCGGCATCATCCCGGCCCGCCTCCACTCGACCCGGCTGCCGCGCAAGGTGCTGCGCGAGATCGCCGGGCTACCCATGGTCGTCCAGGTCCATCGGAGCGCGCGGCGCTCGTCGCTGCTCTCGGACCTGCTCGTGGCGACGGACTCGGAGGAGGTGGCGGACGCGTGCCGGGCTCACGGCGTCCCGGCCGTCATGACCTCGCCCGATCACCCCTCGGGCACCGACCGGCTCTGGGAGGTGTCGCGCGCCCGGGCGGCGGAGGTCTATGTCAACATCCAGGGCGACGAGCCGCTGGTCACGCCCGGACACATCGAGCGGCTGGTCACCCCCTTCCTCGACGACCCCGACGTCCAGGTCACGACGCTCAAGATCCGCGCCACTCCCGAGGAGGTCGCGAGCCGCACGGCCAACAAGGTCGTGACGAGCGCCCGGGGCGACGCTCTCTACTTCTCGCGGCTGCCCATCCCCTGCGACCGGGAGGGCCGGGGCGGCGTCACGTACTGGAAGCACGTGGGGCTCTACGCCTACCGGCGCGCCGCGCTCGAGACCTTCCACGCGCTGCCGCCCTCGTCCCTCGAGCAGGCCGAGAAGCTCGAGCAGCTGCGTCTCCTCGAGCACGGGATCCCGATCCGCGTGGTGGAGACCGACGAGGAGACGATCGGCGTGGACACCGAGGAGGACCTTCGCGCCGCCGAGGCCCGGCTGGCGGCCCGCGTCCGGTGA
- a CDS encoding MFS transporter: protein MTNRWAILALITGAQTMANVGPLGIPAIAPLIRDSLGLSMTQAGSFLSAYYVGAALMSLPAGWMGDRWGVLFTMAGGQALIALGLFAVSGSGSFPVLIALMILAGAGYGMLNPTTAKAVMSWFPRRQRATVVGLKQVGLPFGGAVGALLMPPLALGLGWRPAVALSASLVALLAGLTWLGYRDPPRSELEAPVRQEGSLRAVLRNRDLWLVATATLVFAGMQTVWMAFLVLYLQEKVRVPLVTAARYLVMAQVTGMAGRVAFGLLSDRLLGGRRRIVLVIAGIGSTVCSFVMATTGPDTGGWLLAPLALCFGFFGIGWNGVQHTLMAELAGPRAAGTAVGLGLAISSLGVSVWPPLFGLLVERVGDFTVPWTALGLSMAFALCLLVPVREGRMGLA, encoded by the coding sequence GTGACCAATCGCTGGGCGATCCTGGCGCTCATCACGGGCGCGCAGACCATGGCCAATGTCGGCCCCCTCGGCATCCCCGCGATCGCGCCGCTGATCCGCGACAGCCTGGGGCTCAGCATGACGCAGGCGGGCTCCTTCCTCTCGGCCTACTATGTCGGCGCGGCGCTCATGTCGCTGCCCGCCGGCTGGATGGGGGACCGCTGGGGCGTGCTCTTCACCATGGCCGGGGGACAGGCCCTGATCGCGCTGGGGCTCTTCGCCGTCTCCGGGTCCGGTTCCTTCCCCGTCCTCATCGCCCTCATGATCCTGGCCGGCGCCGGCTACGGCATGCTCAACCCCACCACCGCCAAGGCCGTCATGTCGTGGTTCCCGCGCCGGCAGCGCGCCACCGTGGTGGGGCTCAAGCAGGTCGGGCTGCCGTTCGGCGGCGCGGTGGGCGCCCTCCTGATGCCGCCGCTGGCGCTCGGCCTGGGCTGGCGGCCGGCCGTGGCGCTGTCGGCCTCGCTGGTCGCGCTCCTGGCGGGGCTCACGTGGCTCGGCTACCGGGACCCACCGAGGAGCGAGCTGGAGGCCCCCGTCCGTCAGGAGGGCTCGCTGCGCGCCGTCCTCCGGAACCGCGATCTCTGGCTGGTCGCCACCGCCACCCTCGTCTTCGCGGGCATGCAGACGGTGTGGATGGCCTTCCTCGTGCTCTACCTCCAGGAGAAGGTGCGCGTGCCGCTGGTGACGGCGGCGCGCTACCTCGTGATGGCGCAGGTGACCGGCATGGCGGGGCGCGTGGCCTTCGGCCTGCTCTCCGACCGGCTCCTCGGCGGCCGCCGCCGCATCGTGCTCGTCATCGCGGGGATCGGCTCCACTGTCTGCTCCTTCGTCATGGCGACGACAGGCCCGGACACCGGCGGGTGGCTGCTGGCGCCCCTGGCCCTCTGTTTCGGCTTCTTCGGCATCGGCTGGAACGGCGTGCAGCACACCCTCATGGCGGAGCTGGCCGGCCCCCGCGCGGCCGGCACGGCCGTGGGGCTCGGGCTGGCCATCTCCTCCCTCGGCGTCTCGGTGTGGCCGCCGCTCTTCGGTCTCCTCGTCGAGCGCGTCGGCGACTTCACCGTGCCGTGGACCGCGCTCGGGCTCAGCATGGCCTTCGCCCTCTGCTTGCTCGTTCCCGTGCGGGAGGGGAGAATGGGCCTCGCATGA
- a CDS encoding MFS transporter → MMPASSYRWVILGAAFLIIAMSIGTLFTLAVFLEPMERSLGWSRASIGAIGFFNWIVMGAGGFVAGYFSDRFGTRIVVLIGSGLLGAGLLLSSQVSAVWQFYLTFGLMVGGGVSAFYVPLTVTAVKWFGGSRGMAAAVVSAGNGLGILALSPLSRWLINEFEWRTAFVVLGDLAWLIVIPAALLLRTPPTPAEDDRGWGSAGAMSGPPQMVESQARHLVPSEGMAGAMSGPPQMVESQARHLVRGEGMAGTMSGRNLAVTPGMAALGVWRSWPFWAIALTHFACCAAHSGPLFHMVSHAIDLGIGKMAAAGILGASGFSSIFGRIGTGMVADRVGAKPTLLAALALQAVMISSFLLTSDLGAMYGLALVFGVAYGGAMPLYALVTREYFGERVMGTAYGAVFFISCIGMGIGSYAGGAIHDALGSYTWLFLGSFAIGSMAVALGVTLRPPARQPAGAMVAVDTH, encoded by the coding sequence ATGATGCCTGCCTCGTCCTACCGCTGGGTGATCCTCGGCGCCGCCTTCCTCATCATCGCCATGTCCATCGGCACGCTGTTCACGCTGGCAGTGTTCCTCGAGCCGATGGAGAGGAGCCTCGGCTGGAGCCGGGCGAGCATCGGCGCCATCGGCTTCTTCAACTGGATCGTGATGGGCGCCGGCGGCTTCGTCGCGGGCTACTTCTCCGACCGCTTCGGCACCCGCATCGTCGTGCTCATCGGCAGCGGGCTCCTGGGGGCGGGGCTCCTGCTCTCGAGCCAGGTCTCGGCCGTGTGGCAGTTCTACCTGACCTTCGGGCTCATGGTGGGGGGCGGCGTGAGCGCCTTCTACGTGCCGCTCACCGTCACCGCCGTGAAGTGGTTCGGCGGGAGCCGCGGGATGGCGGCCGCCGTGGTCTCGGCGGGCAACGGCCTCGGCATCCTCGCGCTGTCGCCGCTCTCGCGCTGGCTCATCAACGAGTTCGAGTGGCGCACCGCCTTCGTCGTCCTCGGCGACCTCGCCTGGCTCATCGTCATTCCCGCCGCCCTCCTCCTCCGCACCCCCCCCACCCCCGCCGAGGACGACCGCGGCTGGGGGAGTGCGGGGGCCATGTCTGGGCCCCCGCAGATGGTAGAGAGTCAGGCCCGACACCTCGTGCCAAGTGAAGGCATGGCGGGGGCCATGTCTGGGCCCCCGCAGATGGTAGAGAGTCAGGCCCGACACCTCGTGCGAGGTGAAGGCATGGCGGGGACCATGTCCGGGCGGAACCTCGCTGTCACGCCCGGCATGGCCGCGCTGGGGGTCTGGCGCTCGTGGCCCTTCTGGGCCATCGCCCTCACCCACTTCGCCTGCTGCGCGGCCCACTCGGGCCCCCTCTTCCACATGGTCTCCCACGCGATCGACCTGGGGATCGGCAAGATGGCTGCCGCCGGCATCCTCGGGGCCTCCGGCTTCTCCTCCATCTTCGGCCGCATCGGCACCGGCATGGTGGCCGACCGGGTCGGCGCCAAGCCCACGCTCCTGGCCGCGCTGGCGCTGCAGGCCGTGATGATCTCGTCGTTCCTGCTGACTTCCGACCTCGGCGCGATGTATGGGCTGGCGCTGGTCTTCGGCGTGGCCTATGGCGGGGCCATGCCGCTCTACGCGCTGGTCACGCGCGAGTACTTCGGCGAGCGCGTCATGGGCACGGCCTACGGCGCCGTGTTCTTCATCTCCTGCATCGGGATGGGGATCGGCTCCTATGCGGGCGGCGCCATCCACGACGCGCTCGGGTCGTACACCTGGCTCTTCCTCGGCTCCTTCGCCATCGGGAGCATGGCCGTGGCGCTGGGCGTGACGCTGCGCCCGCCGGCGAGGCAGCCGGCCGGCGCCATGGTCGCCGTTGACACGCACTAG
- a CDS encoding extracellular solute-binding protein, producing the protein METSRPEDKSSSQPQMARRTFIRTAGVAAAAAVGIEGILAARRAPAFAQGTKLHIVRWNDFIPEADVWLKKEGMPAASKALGAEVTIETIGFNDLQPRITAAVQSGSGADIFMLYYNWPHLYANALVDVSDVAGEVAKAQGGFYGVFEPSMRVGGKWLGMPHSIVGNTIAYRKSWFKEVGFSEFPKTWEELRKAAAALKKKGKPYGQTLGHTFGDAPTWAYPLMWSFGGAETDKSGKKVAVNSKGTLDSVKYMTALWKEGCDEGGLAWDDSNNNRAFHAGEICASLNGASIYIVAKRQKDKLKDEKGEPLYLDIDHGLFPLAGGAGQFPLYFSNGHGIMKYSKNQKLAKDLLRWIHKKENFEKWFEVCEGYSVAPTTDWEKHAMWGKIDKPLQMFRTAARNTRIFGYAGPATAKSTEVYSKYIIVDMYANAASGKMKPEQAVKWAETELKKIYEA; encoded by the coding sequence ATGGAGACATCCAGGCCGGAGGACAAGAGCTCGAGCCAGCCGCAGATGGCCCGCCGGACCTTCATCAGGACCGCCGGGGTGGCGGCCGCCGCCGCGGTCGGCATCGAGGGGATCCTGGCGGCGCGGCGGGCGCCCGCCTTCGCCCAGGGGACGAAGCTGCACATCGTCCGCTGGAACGACTTCATCCCCGAGGCGGACGTGTGGCTCAAGAAGGAAGGGATGCCCGCGGCCTCCAAGGCCCTGGGCGCCGAGGTGACGATCGAGACCATCGGCTTCAACGACCTCCAGCCGCGCATCACGGCGGCCGTGCAGTCGGGGTCGGGGGCCGACATCTTCATGCTCTACTACAACTGGCCGCACCTCTACGCCAATGCGCTGGTGGACGTCAGCGACGTGGCCGGCGAGGTGGCCAAGGCCCAGGGCGGCTTCTACGGCGTGTTCGAGCCGTCCATGAGGGTCGGGGGCAAGTGGCTCGGCATGCCCCACTCCATCGTGGGCAACACCATCGCCTACCGGAAGTCCTGGTTCAAGGAGGTCGGGTTCAGCGAGTTCCCCAAGACCTGGGAGGAGCTGCGCAAGGCCGCGGCCGCGCTCAAGAAGAAGGGCAAGCCGTATGGCCAGACGCTCGGCCACACCTTCGGGGATGCCCCCACCTGGGCCTATCCGCTCATGTGGTCGTTCGGCGGGGCCGAGACGGACAAGAGCGGCAAGAAGGTGGCGGTGAACTCCAAGGGCACGCTCGACTCGGTCAAGTACATGACGGCGCTGTGGAAGGAGGGCTGCGACGAGGGGGGGCTGGCCTGGGACGACTCCAACAACAACCGGGCCTTCCACGCGGGCGAGATCTGCGCCAGCCTCAATGGCGCCTCCATCTACATCGTGGCCAAGCGGCAGAAGGACAAGCTCAAGGACGAGAAGGGGGAGCCGCTCTATCTCGACATCGACCACGGCCTCTTCCCGCTGGCCGGGGGGGCGGGGCAGTTCCCGCTCTACTTCTCCAACGGCCACGGCATCATGAAGTACTCGAAGAACCAGAAGCTCGCCAAGGACCTCCTGCGCTGGATCCACAAGAAGGAGAACTTCGAGAAGTGGTTCGAGGTCTGCGAGGGGTACAGCGTGGCCCCCACCACCGACTGGGAGAAGCACGCCATGTGGGGGAAGATCGACAAGCCGCTGCAGATGTTCCGGACGGCCGCCCGCAACACGCGGATCTTCGGCTACGCCGGGCCCGCCACGGCCAAGTCCACCGAGGTGTACTCGAAGTACATCATCGTGGACATGTACGCCAACGCCGCCTCCGGGAAGATGAAGCCGGAGCAGGCCGTCAAGTGGGCCGAGACCGAGCTCAAGAAGATCTACGAGGCCTGA
- a CDS encoding sugar ABC transporter permease, translated as MARLLESERLLATLLLTPTVLLLGVFIAYPSVGNAGQFVGLKNFAKAWDDSIFQTAFANTFFYTFWATIFKLALGMWVALLLNRVFRGMRLVRAAMLLPFIIPTVLSTFAWRWMFDPSFSVLNWTLYKSGLIVTKLPFLSDGTWALWCAIVINTWRGMPFFAITLLAGLQTINPDLHEAAALDGANGWKRFWHVTWPLLKPVTIVVVVFSIIQTFADFQLIYVLTGGGPANSTHLLATYAYQLGVATGLLGEGAAVSLFMFPVLFAVVCVQLWYVRRMEGA; from the coding sequence ATGGCCCGTCTCCTCGAGAGCGAGCGGCTCCTCGCCACCCTCCTGCTGACGCCGACCGTCCTCCTCCTCGGCGTCTTCATCGCCTACCCCAGCGTCGGCAACGCCGGCCAGTTCGTCGGCCTCAAGAACTTCGCCAAGGCGTGGGACGACTCGATCTTCCAGACCGCGTTCGCGAACACGTTCTTCTACACGTTCTGGGCCACCATCTTCAAGCTGGCCCTGGGGATGTGGGTGGCGCTGCTCCTCAACCGCGTCTTCCGGGGCATGCGCCTCGTGCGGGCCGCCATGCTGCTCCCCTTCATCATCCCCACGGTGCTCAGCACCTTCGCCTGGCGCTGGATGTTCGACCCGAGCTTCAGCGTGCTCAACTGGACGCTCTACAAGAGCGGCCTCATCGTGACCAAGCTTCCCTTCCTCTCTGACGGGACGTGGGCCCTCTGGTGCGCCATCGTGATCAACACCTGGCGCGGCATGCCCTTCTTCGCCATCACGCTCCTGGCCGGGCTGCAGACCATCAACCCCGACCTCCACGAGGCCGCCGCCCTCGACGGCGCCAATGGCTGGAAGCGCTTCTGGCACGTCACCTGGCCGCTGCTCAAGCCCGTCACCATCGTCGTGGTGGTGTTCTCCATCATCCAGACCTTCGCCGACTTCCAGCTGATCTACGTGCTCACCGGCGGCGGGCCGGCCAACTCCACCCACCTCCTGGCCACCTACGCCTATCAGCTCGGCGTGGCGACGGGGCTCCTGGGGGAGGGGGCGGCGGTGTCGCTCTTCATGTTCCCGGTCCTCTTCGCCGTGGTGTGCGTCCAGCTCTGGTACGTGCGCCGCATGGAGGGCGCCTAG